One region of Miscanthus floridulus cultivar M001 chromosome 19, ASM1932011v1, whole genome shotgun sequence genomic DNA includes:
- the LOC136528329 gene encoding auxin-responsive protein SAUR32-like → MGVHRLKKQHSAPSLGGSGSGSGSGSSSASMPPKGCMAVRVVGPAGGGGREEEEEEERFVVPVGYLKHPLFVALLKAAEEEYGFEQKGAITIPCGVDHFRRVQGIIHHQRQHHSHHGSGGGGHHGHHSSNHHFHIAGCFRA, encoded by the coding sequence ATGGGGGTTCACCGGCTGAAGAAGCAGCACTCGGCGCCGTCGCTGGGCGGCAGCGGGTCCGGGTCCGGGTCcgggtcgtcgtcggcgtcgatgCCGCCCAAGGGGTGCATGGCGGTGCGCGTGGTGGGGcccgctggcggcggcggccgggaagaggaggaggaggaggagcggttcGTGGTGCCCGTGGGGTACCTGAAGCACCCGCTGTTCGTGGCGCTGCTcaaggcggcggaggaggagtacGGCTTCGAGCAGAAGGGCGCCATCACCATCCCCTGCGGCGTCGACCACTTCCGCCGCGTCCAGGGCATCATCCACCACCAGCGGCAGCACCACAGCCACCACGGCtccggcggaggaggacatcatgGCCACCACAGCAGCAACCACCACTTCCACATCGCCGGCTGCTTCCGCGCCTGA